The nucleotide sequence AGCGGGCGCGGCTACACCGCGGCCGGCGAGAGGCGGTGCTCGTGGATGACGACGCCGCGGTTGGCGAGGGCGTCGATGTAGGACGGGGCGGGCATCGCCTCGTCGGGGGTCCAGACGCCGGGCTGGATCATCCCCTGCGCCTGGAAGGCGCCGGTGATGGCGAGCGAGAAGCCGGTGGTCCGCATCATCGCGGTGATCCCGGTCTTCGCGTCGAACCGGTCGAGCAGGTCCCAGCGGAGCAGCGCGGGCTCTCCGTCCCTGATCCCCTCGGCCTCCACGCGGAGCACCACCATGTCCGGGCTGGCGCGGTAGTCCTTGCGCAGCCGCGGCCCCACGACGGAGATGAACACGTCGCGCGGGACCACCTTGGTCCCCTTGACGTCCACCGGCTCCAGCTCCAGCAGGCCCAGGTCGCGGACGGCCTCCATGATCTTCGCGTGGCCGGGATAGCGCAGCGTCTTGTACTCCATGGTGGGGACCTTCCCCTCGTAGCTCTGCGCCATCGTGGAGAGGCCGCCCGCCGTGTGGAAGGCCTCCAGCGTGCCCGCGCCGGGGAACTCCAGCTCCTCCACCTCGGAGAGCGCCTTCACCTGGGTGGGCCTGCCGTCGCGCAGGACCCAGGAGAGGGTGGTGTAGTAGTCGAGCGCGCCCTCCAGCGAGTAGACGATCTGGTAGTTGAGCGGGGGCTCGGGGTTCTGCGGGAGCCCGCCCACCTTGATGCGCACGGCGTGCGTCTCGTCCAGCCGGCTGACGCCGTACTGGGCCAGGATGTTGACCATCCCGGGAGCCAGGCCGCAGTCGGGGATCACGCTGACGCCCCGCTCGCGGGCGCGGTCGTGCAGCTCCTTCTGCTGCAGCACGATCTCGGTGTTGCCGCCCAGGTCGCAGAAGTGGGAGCCCGCGTCGATCGCGGCGACGGCCATCCCCAGGTTGAAGTAGTACGGGAAGGCGCTCATGGTTGCCGTCGCCCCTTCCATCACGGCCCGCACGGCGGCACGGTCGTTGGCGTCCACCCTCTGCAGGGTGAGACGGCCGCCGACGTAGGGCTGGAGGAACTCGGCGACGTTGTCGACGTCGATGTCGGCGATGACCACGTCGTAGTCGGTGTGCGCGAGCAGGTCGTACGCACACGCCGATCCCTGCAGCCCCGCGCCGAGCACGAGCATCCGCATACCAGTCGCTCCTTCTCTGAAATGAACGGCGCCCGCGCGGCGCCGGCAAGCTTCCGTGAACCCGCCGCGGCCGGGTGGACCGCGCGGGCGGGAAGATA is from Longimicrobiaceae bacterium and encodes:
- a CDS encoding saccharopine dehydrogenase C-terminal domain-containing protein, with protein sequence MRMLVLGAGLQGSACAYDLLAHTDYDVVIADIDVDNVAEFLQPYVGGRLTLQRVDANDRAAVRAVMEGATATMSAFPYYFNLGMAVAAIDAGSHFCDLGGNTEIVLQQKELHDRARERGVSVIPDCGLAPGMVNILAQYGVSRLDETHAVRIKVGGLPQNPEPPLNYQIVYSLEGALDYYTTLSWVLRDGRPTQVKALSEVEELEFPGAGTLEAFHTAGGLSTMAQSYEGKVPTMEYKTLRYPGHAKIMEAVRDLGLLELEPVDVKGTKVVPRDVFISVVGPRLRKDYRASPDMVVLRVEAEGIRDGEPALLRWDLLDRFDAKTGITAMMRTTGFSLAITGAFQAQGMIQPGVWTPDEAMPAPSYIDALANRGVVIHEHRLSPAAV